The following nucleotide sequence is from Apium graveolens cultivar Ventura chromosome 4, ASM990537v1, whole genome shotgun sequence.
TGAAAAAGTTAAAAACAGACTATTATGTTTCTGCAATCAACTTCCCCCCACCAATGTTTATCCCAAAGAAACTGAAATTTCTCCTGAAGGGAAAATAACAATTTCACTTGTAGCATGCTGGAATGTAAATAGATATGACTTGATAAATAAATTTTTACCATTTTAGTTTTCATCCTGTGAGGtcataatattacataaaatccACGTGTTGTTAACTTTGAAAACATGAAATGCTTGATGGTGTGTGGAGGATCGTGTGAAGGTCTGCTTGTTCTCTTAAAATGACTTTCACAAATTCTCCATTAAAGTCATACCCTCTACTGTAATTAACGTGGGTGGTTTCAACTTGAATATAACTATAAATTCACATTTGCAACAATATGTTATATGTGAATTGCTAGTGAAAATTAAATGTCAACCGCCTTGTTGCAGGGGTATTTACCACTTAAAGCATCAGTTTTAGACGTAGAAGTTTGGGGATTAGGGGGGAGATCAGCAAAGGAAGTTCAAAATGCAAATCAAAAGAGAGAAGACCTTTTTACTGAGCAAAGGAGAAAGGTGATCAGTACCCATCTGAACAGTTTATACAACATATTACATATTAAATATGTTTGGTAATAAGTTACAAAACTTTGTCCTCCCTTGCAGATTGACCTGAAAACATTTAGTAACTGGGAAGACTCGCCTGAAAAAATGATGATGGACATGATGAGCAATCCTAATACCGTCCAAAGGGAAGAACGTTAACAAAGGTTTATTGTTCACCTATGCTAAATATTGTCCTCACGGTAACCAGTTGTGTAACCCCTATTCTTTATCGAGTTGGTGTGGCTAATGTGAATTGGCCTCAGTTTTATATAATATAAGTTGGATCATTATAAGAACTTACTATTTGAGTCTGTAGATAATGCCTACTTAAAGTGATTCAAAGTATTGGTATACCTTTTTGGAGAATATTAGCAACAAAGGAATGGAATATACAGATGATACCGCAGTTTTATGATACTACGATGAATAGATGATGAGTATTAGTAATTTTGTATGAAGTTCCAGATGACTAGACGGTGGCAAACTTGAGGCCTACATGATAATATCTTGCTTGAGCATCGGTTACTTTGCGTTCTTATTTCATTTTGAAACTCTTCAATGGATATAAAAGTTGGGAGAAAGGAAATCTGAATGTGAAAATTATGAGTTGTTTTCTTTAAAATAAGAAATCGAAATTATGAAAGAGGTAATTGATTGccaaaaaaatgtttaaaaaacgCATGTGAATGACATGGCATTAAAACATAATAATGAGGTTGGTGATATTTATCGAGACATTCTGCAATTTCAATAGTGAATGCTAAAATTAACTATTGCTTTTGGTTGTTAATGAAAGGACAGTAAAAtggaggaataaatattcattTGCATATATGTTCATATTTATATTACTCCATTGTTGACGAAAATGTACATGATAAGAAATACATTCAAATTCTGTCTTAGAATAAATCTTTACAAAGACCTAATTCAAATTTCCTTGAATAATATTAGTTCTGTTTATACCATATAAACACGACCTAGTATATTAATTAAAAGTTAAAACTCAATTTTCAAGACCACGACAGCTCTGAGGCTCAATGTTACTCCCTCCGTCTCATATTACTCTATAATCAACTTTATCATATTTTGACAGTAAATTacatttaattttattattaaacaTATTTGAGAACTTATGTCATTAGAAAATATATTTAATTCTCTTTAAAAtctatttttcaattttttaaaatgatacataaatttttattaattattaatcaaaATCTAGTCAATTTGACTACATAAAAATCAAAACATGACATATAATATGAGATGGAGTAGAAAACTTTGACATTCCAATTTTATTACTCCCtctattttcttatatatgaaGTTTAACTTTTGTGCACACATTTTTAAGTCTTTTGACCACATAGTTAaaagaaatttttaaaaattattattttaactatatggTTAATGTAGTTAGAAACATGTGCACAAAAGTCAAACTGATATATAAAAAAACAAAGGGGGTAAATCGTATCAGTTTTACATGGTTTAGAAGTTGTTATGTCCATAGACTCATTCCACCATAGAAGGGGCAAATTTTGATATACAATTTATTAGAGGCTGAGGATGAAATAGCTGACATAATAGAAATACTTTTCGTCCCATTATAAAAAAGGATTGTCAAATTGCAATTTACTTTTTAAAGCGTAGTTCcattttttgaagaaaaaccaACCAAATAGTTGGACTAACAAAATGATGGGATTCAGTTAAGAAACCCTATTAAGAAATTCTATTATTGATTCCATAAGCAAAATTATTTACCCGTTATCTTTTTGTCCACTTTCATTCTCTTGGCACTTTGAAAATCTGGCATGCTATCAACCCTATGCTTCTGTGACAGTACATCATGCTGATATGCACAGGCTGCTCCATACCTACATCCTTTTGAACTGTTAAAGAACATACAAGGCTTCATTATCGATTTCGGTTTCAGATCCCTGGATGTTGAATGACTTGTGGCTTTCTGGCTTTGTCTTAATACAATGTTAAAGTTTAACGGTGTTTGGTTCTGCTGTCTTTCACTGCCATGCTGTTGAATCAAGCTTTTATAATAGTTAAGATCTTTAACAGGTGCCCCTAGAGGCTGAGCTGCTAAAGCAGGCTCTGAAGGAGGTGAGCGGATATTTTCAACACATCCTGGTCTGCCAACAGAAGACTGCAATGGTTGGCAAGGGAAACTTAACAATGAAGACCCGATTGTTTGTGTTCTGTTGATGTGCACTTCTGATGGAGCAGGTAAACTAATGCCTTCTGACCTAGGCTTTGGCACGTTATGGGGATCTAAAAGAAGTCCTGGCCTACCAACAGAATAGTGCAGAGGTTGGCAAGGGGAAATTACCAATGAAGATGCATCAGTTTCTGTTCTGTTAAAGTGCACTTCTGATGGAGCAGGTAAACTAATACTACCTGACCTAGAATTTGGCATGTTATGAAAATTGGTGCTTGCTGCCTGGATAGAACCTTGCTTCTTCATTATGTTTGGATCCCTGAGTATACTAATAAGCAGATCAGGGTCGATATTGTCTGCCATCAGTGCAGTCAAAGCAGTATATGCAGCAGCTACTATGTCAGGCTCAACGCCAAGGGCTGTTTCAGATGGTAGAATGAAATTGGCAGAAGGATTTGGTTTGTTCATTGAACTAGACACAAGACCATGGACTCCTGGAGCAGAGAGCTGGGACTGTGAACATGTTGGAGCAGTGTTTACTGAAATGCTACTGAATGATGCATCAGCTACTGCATCACCTTCCTCTTCCTCGATAGGAGTAATCGGAACTAAAGGAGTGTTTAAATTGCTGTCATGGGAATCCTCTTGCCTCGTCGGCAAAGAAGGGCTGCACAAATTAACAATATATGCATAATATAATTAGCCAAcaataaaccaaaattcactaaaGTGGAGACTGGCAAAAGTAAAGGAAAACAGTACTTGGGGGGAATAGCAGATAGGCGAGGATAAACTGCTTCAAGCACTCTCATCACCCGCTGATTTTGACAGTCAACTTCTTTGCTTTCTTCACCGGCAACCACTTGCCACACATGATCAAATACAAACTGTAATCCAAAAAGAAAATAGTATTAGTAAGTATTAAGTCTACTACTAGATATTCTACCAACACAGCAAAATTGAGTTCAAGTCCTGGCAGTCATGCATAGTACATTGAGATTTACATTAAACGCAACCAGTGTATATACAGTTTAAATCATTCTgcatttctttcaaattttaCAACAATGTAAAATGGGTATAAATAGAAACaaaagagagatgagagagtCCGCAGAACACTTACTTTAGGAGGGCATTGCCACTTGATGAtgggaattttagaaaatttattaTGGAAAGCATATGCCGGATTTGTTCCATCAAAACCCGGTGGCAATTTATCCACAGATTCAGCTCCTTTAGAATTGGCCCATGTCTTTGCCTGTAGTTGATCTTGAGCACTCGATCCGATTAGTGAAGGAGACTCTTCTGATAAAAACAATTTCACCTATATAATGCAAGTTATTAGATTATTTGAAACATATGCCATAGACTAAATGTACAAGTTTTTTATACAGCCTCCTTTTGTATAACTTCTAGAAAATTGCTCAACTTCTACAAAGAAGCAATTCACATCAATTCTCTTATAAATTAGGGCTATCTAATTGTGTTCATTTTAAGTTCAACTTAAGATAATGAAACTTAAATTTGATAATCCCGAAAGCATAATTGTGAATCCAATAGTACATAATATAAGGTCAGCTCCTgaatttctgtatttttaagcATCTTACCGAATAATCAGTATTCACACCGCATTTGAACAATTAGGTCATTCTTTTCACCAGATTAACGGATTATATCTTTGTTTAACTTCAATTTCGATGAATCAACAACAATAAGGCATTAAATCAAAATCCAACATCATTTTCTTCCAAGCGAAATCCAAAAAAAATACATAGTTAAACTTGATCAAACAAATTCTACATACACATTTTATTTCCTTATTCATTCCCCAAgtttttttcttaattttaatTCTAGCGGATAACAAGTTCTCTTCTTAATTTTAATTCTTACTGATAAGAATAACAGGAAGCTACAAACATTCAAGCTTGTCGAAAGTTATAGCTAAACAGAACAAATGTAGTAACATTGCATCATTAATCAAGCTTTCTCTTTCTCTTCTAATCTCTActaaaataaataaagatgtaATGAGTGACATTAAGGCATGTATTTACCTGACAGAGATTAACATCTGAAGGCCAGGAAACACTTTTCGAGTTCCGAAATCTTCGCATATTAACAACACTACTACAAATTCAATTCGATTGTAAAAAAATAAAGTATATTATCAATCTTGTTGTCGTTGCAGAGTTTTAGAATTAGAAACCCTAATTAAATTCAATTTTTGAATGATTTATGTAGTTTTCAACAGAACAGATATTGATATTGCTTGTAAATATGTATGAAACTAACAGAGAAAAAAGATGAGGAAGCGAGCAATGCGTAGAAACCCTAGATCGGGTTGCGCTGGTCTGGGGTTTTTACTTTTGGGGGTTTCGCGTGGGTGTTGTTCTCGATTGTTTTGCGACTAGACGATGACTACAGAACCTAAAGGTTTCTAATACCTATTTATACTAGCTTTACAATCGCACGGGTCTTCATtaatacttttatattatttaaaattataataaaaaaaattggattattatcttattattatatttataaataataatataaatatctGTTGTTGCCGGGATTCGAACAtgaatataaatatttgttgttgtcGGGATTCGAACCTAGGAGTTTTTGTAGtgtatatataataatataaatatttgttattgacGGGGGTTCGAACTTAgatcacttgattaaaaagatcTGAAAGTCATAAAAGGAATAACCAAACCAATAAAAAAAGACataccaaattataccccattccgattattataatattattatagtatagtatagatacaCAACCGCTACATAAAATACCATTCTATTTTACACCGACTTTAGTTTGTTTTTTGTTGGTAAAGAAAATATACAGACTTTTGTTAGCTGATACGTGCTAACATGTTTCGAAAATCGAAATTATTCGGTTAAATTTtattgaaaaaatttaaaaaaaataaataatttattgtGAATCGATCAAATCAGACAAATATTTTTGAATCAACCGATTTCTATAAGCATGACCTGCGATAAATTCGGTTTCAATTTACCGGTTCACAAAACCATAATAATAGTTCTTCTGAATTATTTAACCTAAAGTCCTTAAATATTCTTTTTATACTAAGAATATTAAAGGGTGTTTTGACAACTTACTAAAAATAGTAGTTTTTTATTTTATCATACTTCCATAACAAATGTAGCAACTTTTATCTTCCATTATTGGTACCTCTTCAAGTGCCTAAATGATCCTTgataaataaatgaataagaTAGAACAAAAAATTAATAAGATAGAACAAAAAAGGAAGATATAATATATACAAATTTAGTACACAAATATATTTTAGTCATTTAGAGGGGATGCGTGCCAActtaaattatatattttgaCATGCTCACAATTTATTTGATATTACGTTTTTCTATTGTTTATTTAACATGTGATGTTTTGCGGAGTAGAGACAACTAGACAATAGCTTGAACGGTATTTTTGCAAGACACGTTTCACCTTCTGCTGTTAAGACTTGACCATTTGAAAAACAAAAGATCAACTGCAAAATATGAAATGTGAAGTAAAAAACCACATTTTCCTCCAAAAAGAAAATAGAACAACAAACCAATACATATGTTACAAGTGGATTTAAAATCTGCTTAATAATAAAGAAAACAAAACATAAACTCAGACAAGCATGAACAAAGTCACCATTACTGTAATTAAACTTTTCAGAAGAAAAAATAAAGAACACTTCGATCCACAATTTCcagaaataaaacaaaaaaaaagatgCAGAAAACCGTCTTTAAATCTCTTCAGGACTGGTACAGACTAGTACAAGTACGAGCCCATGCACATCGCAGTTTTGTACATTATCCATTTTTAAGTTTGCCGTCTCCCTTGTTCTTTTCTTCAGTTCAACGCTGCCACTTTCTTTCTGAAAAAAAAAACAGAAGTTCAAAATTAAGTGTTAACAATTACGTGAATGACACAAAAGAAAATGGCAAGAAAGTTGTGAAAAAAAATACCCTGTGAAGAATTGCTTCCATTTACTTTTGTGCTCTGCTGTGCCTGAGACATCGAACGCTGTATACGAGGTGAACCTTGCCTGCCATTTGTTCCAGGCAGCGAATGTCTCTTTTTGATGAAGGATTCCTTGTCTTGCACGTCTGGACTTGACCTTGGTGAGACGTTAGCATAAGCTTTTGCTCTTGCAGATTCCGTTGCTTGCATGTAACTAGGGACAGATAGACTGCTGCTGCTATCTCTTGGTTCCTGATCAACCTGATCTGCTTTTGCTGAACCAAAAGAATTCCGACGTTTTCCAGATTTTTGATCTTTAGGTAATTGTTCTAAACTACTTCTAACACCTGAATCGTTAGTGGGTAATGGGGATCGTTTACCAACAGATAATGACTTCCGCTTTTGGCTCGATCCGTATTTCTCACTTCTGGACTTTTTAGATTTTGTAGATACCTGGCTAGAAGGTGTAGTTTGAGACTCCAGGACAGTTGCACGGGTTCTCGGAGATGCTTCCGGTGATGATTTATACATTTGATCAGCTGCTCCACTTTCCAATTTTATCTGCATATCGGATGAATTTTCCTCCAACCTATCCTGAGGTTTTAAGGATTCTGCAGTGACAACTTCTTCATTATTGCTCTGTTCCTCTAACTGAACTGTGATGGGGACGGGTAGGTCAGTATCTACGATGATGGGATCATCAACTCTGTCTTCAAATACTATGTTTGTGGTGTTATTAGGATTCTCTATTGCTTCCTTTGCTACATCGGCTTCGTGCTCATCCACAGCTCCAATGTCAGACTGATCTGGTGAATCAAGAGTCGAAGATATAGAAAGTTCAGTTCCACATTCCGACTCACCAACTAGAACCTTTGTAGCAGAGGAAACAGCACAATCAGCCACGCTTGTGTCCCTCTTTTTAAACGAATTATCTACAGATAAGGACAACGTATCCTCGTAGGatttaacttcactttcttgattcgACATGTTAACTGATTTTAAGGAATTGGATGCGGAAGTTAGGTCTTCAAATTTTGACTGGACTGCAATGAATGCAGCATTACTAGCTTTCCTTGATCCGAACACAAACTTCCGTCCCTCAGTCTCCGGTTCTTCAGAAGCAACCCTTTTCATTGATCTTTTAGGTTGCTCCTCCAAATCAGGCTTGCTAGAAAGAGACTCAAGCTCTATTTGAGGACTTGAATTTGATGGTTTGTCTTCATCTAGAAGTTGATGTGAATTCTCAGTCGACTTTATCAAGTCCAAGAATTCAGGCTGAGGCTGCTCAAACTTTTGATTTACCAAGTTTTGCTCACTTTCAGATGGAACTGTGGCTTCTGAAGCATCAGAGTTCAAGTAAGCCACGGCTGCCTGTGTACCACGGAACCTCAAATCTGTCGACTCAGCACCCTCTTCAGCTGGACATCTAGTTTCCACATCTTTTTCAGGATGCTTCATTACCTCCTGCTCCTTTAGTTCTGTAACTGGTTCAGATGTCGGTGATTGCTCAGTTCCCAAAGGTGAAACTGCCACCCATCTTTCCAACCATTTCCAAGCTGAATCGGGTCTTGAAGGATCACACTTGATGTTCATGGATTTGGTCTTTGGAGATGATTCCAGTAGCTTTAATCATAATTGATTTTATGTTAGTTTCAACAATAACTGGCGGGTTGTTTTAAATAAACAGTTGCATCACTAGACAAAATTTATTGAGACATGTCAGAAAATTAAGTGAGAAATGTACCTGACGAGCAAACCTATTACTAAGTAGCTTTTCAATGGACGTATATGCTAGATCTGGTTCGGCTCCCGATTTTCTTTCTTCCTGAAACACAGTGCAAAGATATAACATGAATATCGTAGTGATTAGGTCACCCTTAATTATGAAGAATACATAGATCACTTTGCATTTCTTATAAAGGTATATTTATTCTGAAGGGGCTCAATATCCCGAAACACACTGTTGCAATTCTAAAATGTACACGTGCATAAATGGTTAGCTTCTTCGCCTGtaataatgagagtctgtatcAAGGATTTCATTAACAATCAATCAACAAAACAGTTTTTAAAAACGTAACCCTATTAATGGTAACGAATATTCCGCAGGAAATTCCAGACTCAGATGATAGGTTAAGTATATCTATAATAAGTAACAGCAGCATATATCGCTATAAAGCATATACAGAAGATCTTTAAGTATCTATTCAAAGAGtaatcaaattaaataaattcAGATATTCTACTTTAAATAAATTCTATATCAACTCAAAGTTCCATCTATTTACCACAGAGCTAATCCTAAAAAACATGGACGGGGCATGAGATATAACAGGGAAGCTCAAGTGAAAGTGACAGTTTTGTCGAAAGTCAATACAGCTGTCTAGCATGTACCTTTTGTGTACTATTATTCTTCTCAAGCTCTGCATGTAGGTTCTCTTCATCAGTTGATTCAACAGAAGGGAGGCGAGTACGACGTGCACGCACTAGAACTTGCATTTTGATAATAGCTTGCACACAACGTAAAGATCCCACGGCATGTCTTCGAACCAAATGTCCTCGTACAGCTGCTTGCAGCTTAACTATATTCTTTTGCTTTGATAGTTCCCTTTCAGCCTGATCAAGTACATTGACAAACAGAAAAGTGATATCGGACTTCCAGAGACATGATGAACTTATAGCTACATCGATTTTGAAAGATCAAGAAATTTTTACCAGGAATTTTCGAACGGCAGTCTGTATGATAATAACTACAGATTCATCGGGTTGGATATCAAGCTTGGTGTTGACTTCTGCTACAGCTATGGACTCCGGAAATTTTGAGTTAATAGAAGCTGATAGCCGCAGCATCTCGTCAGTCCTTTCCATGTCAGATGACTTTTCTGGAATAGCAGCTGTAGCTGGGATCTGATAGTCAGCACTAGCTGATTCAGGGATCTCCTTGCTGACAGAAGAAGGTGTTTCTGATATCACAGTGTTGCTTAGCACTCGATGCCTGGCAGATCTCTTCCCGAAACTCCATCCACGTTTGTCGGTTGAAGGCTTGTTCTGTAATGAGTTTAAAACCAAACATATCAGAGTGTGAAACAGCCAATGACATAATTCTTAGTTTTAAACACCATACCAACTTACTATCATCGGTGGCTTGTAATTCCGAAGCTAGATGCACTATTATGCTATAATTCACTAGTTAATATTTAATAACCCTACATAATTGCAATCCTGCAACCATTGATTACTATTCATGGGCTTGACAATTGGGAGATCAAAGATATGAAGGAAATGTATGATCGACTTGTTTTAGTTTAACTTAGTCATCCAGTTTTTCAATTCCGATCCCCCGATTTAACTCACAAGCAAACCCTAACAATCTTGACTTTATGACAATTCAAGGCCATATACAATGTTTGTTTTGGGAGTATAGGAGTGGCAAACAAACACACAGACTGACACACATGCATGTACAATTAGCATCACCGTGTAATCTCAAATCCAAC
It contains:
- the LOC141721187 gene encoding zinc finger CCCH domain-containing protein 6-like, encoding MRRFRNSKSVSWPSDVNLCQVKLFLSEESPSLIGSSAQDQLQAKTWANSKGAESVDKLPPGFDGTNPAYAFHNKFSKIPIIKWQCPPKFVFDHVWQVVAGEESKEVDCQNQRVMRVLEAVYPRLSAIPPNPSLPTRQEDSHDSNLNTPLVPITPIEEEEGDAVADASFSSISVNTAPTCSQSQLSAPGVHGLVSSSMNKPNPSANFILPSETALGVEPDIVAAAYTALTALMADNIDPDLLISILRDPNIMKKQGSIQAASTNFHNMPNSRSGSISLPAPSEVHFNRTETDASSLVISPCQPLHYSVGRPGLLLDPHNVPKPRSEGISLPAPSEVHINRTQTIGSSLLSFPCQPLQSSVGRPGCVENIRSPPSEPALAAQPLGAPVKDLNYYKSLIQQHGSERQQNQTPLNFNIVLRQSQKATSHSTSRDLKPKSIMKPCMFFNSSKGCRYGAACAYQHDVLSQKHRVDSMPDFQSAKRMKVDKKITGK
- the LOC141721188 gene encoding protein IQ-DOMAIN 32-like, encoding MGRSTASCFKIIACGKDSVDRDDLQLSQNKPSTDKRGWSFGKRSARHRVLSNTVISETPSSVSKEIPESASADYQIPATAAIPEKSSDMERTDEMLRLSASINSKFPESIAVAEVNTKLDIQPDESVVIIIQTAVRKFLAERELSKQKNIVKLQAAVRGHLVRRHAVGSLRCVQAIIKMQVLVRARRTRLPSVESTDEENLHAELEKNNSTQKEERKSGAEPDLAYTSIEKLLSNRFARQLLESSPKTKSMNIKCDPSRPDSAWKWLERWVAVSPLGTEQSPTSEPVTELKEQEVMKHPEKDVETRCPAEEGAESTDLRFRGTQAAVAYLNSDASEATVPSESEQNLVNQKFEQPQPEFLDLIKSTENSHQLLDEDKPSNSSPQIELESLSSKPDLEEQPKRSMKRVASEEPETEGRKFVFGSRKASNAAFIAVQSKFEDLTSASNSLKSVNMSNQESEVKSYEDTLSLSVDNSFKKRDTSVADCAVSSATKVLVGESECGTELSISSTLDSPDQSDIGAVDEHEADVAKEAIENPNNTTNIVFEDRVDDPIIVDTDLPVPITVQLEEQSNNEEVVTAESLKPQDRLEENSSDMQIKLESGAADQMYKSSPEASPRTRATVLESQTTPSSQVSTKSKKSRSEKYGSSQKRKSLSVGKRSPLPTNDSGVRSSLEQLPKDQKSGKRRNSFGSAKADQVDQEPRDSSSSLSVPSYMQATESARAKAYANVSPRSSPDVQDKESFIKKRHSLPGTNGRQGSPRIQRSMSQAQQSTKVNGSNSSQERKWQR